One Bythopirellula goksoeyrii genomic window, CGGGTTCCGTTGCTCACACGTTTGAACATATGGCAGTGTTCTCCTTTGCGGGGGACGATGGTGATCAAGTCCTCGAAGCGATGTTGACTGCCGATGTGGACGTCAGCGATGTTGAATCTGAAGAAGGGACAGTGACTTTGTTCGTCCCCCCCGCCGAATTCGACAAAGCCAGGCAAGCATTGCAAGAGGCGCTGCCGGAGACCGAACTGGAAGTAGCTGAGATAACATACCTACCTCTGACCCGTACCGAGATCAGTGCCGATGACCTGCCCGTATTCGAGAAATTCATGAACCTGCTCAACGACTGTGAAGACGTGCAAGATGTATACCACAATGCCATCCTTCCTGATTAAGGTGCTGGGCTTTGGCTAGGGATATAGACGCTTGACCAACATGACTCTCTTGAGACGCTTCAGCCCACGATCAGGCTTGCGTGATCCCAACGCACGGCATTTATGGTAAACTGCAACCATGACGGAAAAACAATTTTTCGATTGGCAGACCTCCGGCGGTACCGACGATGTGATGCGGCTGGTGGATTGTCTGGAGCGCGCAGACATTGCCTGGTGCGCGATCGGCGGGGTGGCAGTCAACCATTGGGCTGTTGAGCCCATGGTGACTCAGGATGTTGATTTCGTTGTCACCACCGATGCGATGGAAAAAACTGTAAAGCTCTTGGAGGATGCGGGCTTCAAGTCGGAGCGATTTGAATGGTCGATCATTTTTCAAGGACGATCGAAGATCAGCCTCCAGGTGAGTACCGAGGATTTTTATCAACATTTTCCGTCGCGTTCTGTTCCTGCTGACGTAAACGGCATTCTCATGCGAGTCGCCTCTTTGGAGGATACCCTCAGTGGCAAAATCAAAGCGTGGCGGACAACCGACAGACGTCAAAGCAAGCGAATCAAGGACCTTGCCGACATTGCCCGCCTCGTTGAATCTCATCCGCATTTGTGGAGTGACTTAGCTGAAGACGTGAAACAGCAGTTGCAGCCACCCACAGAGCACAAGTGAAAAAGACATCGATGCCAACTCCAAACCTCCATATCCGCCCCGGCACTCCTGACGATGCCGAACTACTTTTCTCGCTGATCTCTGAATTGGCAGAGTACGAAAAACTCTCGCACGAAGTTGTAGCAACACCAGCCAGCTTGCAGAAATCGCTGTTCGCTCCCGATGCGGCGACCAAATTCATGATCGCCGAGTGGGACGATCAACCGGTGGGCTTTGCTCTGTACTTCACCACGTATTCCACTTTCCTCGCGAAAGAGGGGATCTATTTGGAAGACGTCTACGTGCAACCCTCTTATCGTGGTCGGGGGATTGGCAAGCAGTTACTCGCCGAGGTGGCTCGGATAACGGTCCAGCGAGAAGGGGGCCGGCTAGAGTGGTCGGTTCTCGACTGGAACGCGCCGGCGATCGAGTTCTACGACTCTCTGGGCGCCAAACCGCAAGGCGAGTGGATTCGCTACCGCATCGTCGACGAGGAACTCGCAGCGTTGGCCGCCAGCCACGAGCATGCCGATGGTTAGCAACTGGCAACTCTACGCTGCTCCCTTGTTGCTCTTCATGGGGTGGCATGTTCTTGGCTCGGCAACATTTGCCACAGAGAAAGCATCACCTAGCCTCAACTCTCGCGCGCTTGCCGCCGAAGTCACTATCCACCGCGACCAGTATGGCGTGCCACACATTATCGGTGCGACCGACGAGAGCGTGATCTTCGGCTACGGCTACGCCCAGGCGGAGGACTACTTCTGGCAGCTTGAAGATTCCTACATTCTCGCCTTGGGACGCTATTCAGAAGTGGTCGGCCCCAAAGGGCTCAACTCGGATCTGCTGAATCGCAGTTTTGAAATTGTCCGATCCAGTGAGCGAGATTTCGCAGCGCTCGATGCCGTCTCGCAGAGTTTATATTCGGCATTCGTCGCGGGAATCAATTTCTATCTTGAGCAACATCCCGAAGTTCGACCGCGACTGATTCGGCATTTCGAGCCGTGGCACGTGCTGGCTTACTATCGGCACATCGCGTTGGAGCTGACATTCCGGTTCACGGGCCTATCCGATGATTACATGCCGCGCCGCAATCCGCAGATCTGGGCGGCCACCGGCTCGAATGGTTGGGCGTTAAGTGGCAGCCGTACGAACTCAGGAAACCCTCTCCTGCTGGCCAATCCCCACATGCCGTGGTTCGGGTTCGCGCAAATGTTCGAAGCTCATCTTATGTGCGATGGCTCGGGTGGCGGTGAGCCTTGGAACTTTACCGGTGCCGGCTTTTACGGCAGTCCTGTATTGGCCATGGGCCACAACGATCGCCTCGGCTGGACTTTGGTCACCAATCAACCCGATATAGCCGACACCTGGCGAATTCGCTTCTCAGATCCAGACAACCCGCTAGCCTACGAATATGATGGCGACTGGCGTCAAGCCGAAGAGTGGCAAGACACGATCCGCGTACGCAAATCGCGCGGCTGGGAGAACCGTCAATTCACCTTCCGCAAGACCCACCACGGCCCCATCGTCGCAACAGAAGAAGAAACCCCCAGCGGTGGGCGAACCATGCTTGCCGCCCAGATCGCCGGGCTTTTTGAAGTGGTCCCCCTGCGGCAGTCGCTGCGAATGATCAAGTCGCGCAATCTGGCCGACTTCCGCAGTGCCTTGGCATCTTTGCAGGTTCTCTACATGAACGTGCTGTATGCCGACTGCGACGGCAATACATGGTTTGTCTACACAGGTCGCGTGCCGCGTCGCAATCCCGCTTTCGATTGGACGCAGCCAGTCGAGGGAAGTGACCCAGCCACCGAGTGGCTCGGCAACCATGGACTGGATGAACTGCCCCAGGTTCTCAATCCGGGAGCCGGCTTCTTGCAAAATTGCAACTCGACTCCTTTTGAAGTAACCGACGGTCACAACCCCGATCGCGCGGAGTTTCCCGCCTACATGGTCGGCGATGCCGACCGTCGAACGCGCCGATCGCTGCGTTCTTTGGAGATGCTGCGCGGCATGAGCAATGTCACATTCGAAGAGTGGCAACAGGCCGCCTTCGACACCGAAGTCTATTGGGCCCGGCATGAACTTCCCCAGTTCGCGCATCACTTGGAGCAACTATCCCACGACAACTCGCAGCTTGCCAAACGTGTGCAACCCTACCTCGATCACCTGTTGGCTTGGGACGCACGCATCACCGCCGATTCGACCGCTGCTTCGCTCTGTCACGAATGGTACGAACAGCTCTACGGCATCACCTACCCGGGCGAAGAAATGCGTTCGCTCTATCAGGACAAGCCCGCGAAGCAACTCGAAGCCCTCGCCCGCGCGGCGGACCGCTTACAGAGTCTGCATGGCACCTGGCAAGTTCCCTACGGCGAACTCTATCGCATCCAACGCCCGCCTCAGATCGGCGATCTCACCGATGCTCGATTCGAAGACCTGGCCCCCAGTCTTACCTCCCTCGGGGGCCACGGCCCAATGGGCGTCATCTTCACTCAGTACTACACACCCAGCCTGCAAATCCCCTGGGTCATCTCCCAGCGCAAACGTTACGGCATCGTCGGTACCTCGTACATGGCCGCCTGGGATTTCACGCCCGAAGGTGTCCGCGGCGCAAGTCTCGTCCCCTTCGGCACCAGCGGTGATCCTGATTCGCCCCACTACTTCGACCAGGCGGAGTTGCTCTCCGGGCAGCGAATGAAACCCGAGCTGTTTACTAAAGATGAAGTGCGAAAAGCCGCCGCATATAGCTACCACCCCGGCGAAGATTACTAATCCCCCGCTCGCGGCTTGGCATTTCCGTGTTCCACCACCCCGAACAAGTGCCCGCCGTGATCCGCGCCGCTCCAGAAGCCGGCGTAGTGGTCCTGGTAGATCATCACACGCGCCGTGTAGGTTCCCAACCCAGGAAAGCCTATGTTGTCGACCGTTATCACCGGCGTGTCGCCGGCCCATTTGATCGGGAGAGCGATGGGGAGCGTCACGTCGTGATCCCCGTATTGAATCCGGGCGACGAAAAGCCAGTTGTCGTCTTCCAGATGTTTCACGCTGGTGAGTTCATAGCGTTCCGCTTGCGGGTTGATCTTCTCTTGTCCGGTGACGGTAAAATTTCCCACCAAGGTGGCGCCCGTCAGCGACTTCGCTAACTCGGTGTCGCGTGCTGATTGTGATTCAATCGCAGCAGGCTCGTCGGCAGCGGCGCTCGGCGTCCAGCAGAGAGGGGCCAGCAGACACAAGATTTTCGTAGTACGTAACATGGCGTGTGGCTCCTTGAGGGATAAAGACTCACAACAGACCGCGGCACATTCTACCATGTTTCAGCAGCAAACGAAGAAAGCCCCGGCAAATTTGGCCGGGGCTTTCGCTAAGTCTCGTATGCCCGGCGCTTAACGCCCTGGGAAATAGTTCCCTAGATTCATAAACTGCTTGTTGCCACCAGTTGTCGGCATGCCTTCATTCTGATTCTTGTTGAGACTCCCTTGCCCGTTGCTCATGCGGACCTGCTTTTTCAGGCGGCGAATTTCCTCGGCTTGGCGCTGATTGGTTTCCATTTGCTGCAGCTGGGGTCGGACGTAGGCGTAGTAGTTTGGCAGGCTGGTGCCGGTCTCCAATAGGTCCATGCTCAAGTAGGGGCTCACCGTGGGAGCGTGCTGAATGTCTTGGAATGGTTTGTTGCCAGTCAATTGAACGGGCTGAGAGATCGCCGCTTGTTGTGGCGTCATCATCTGTCGATTGTTACCCTGCGCGGAGCCAAAATACACAGCAGCCGGCGTGGAATATACTGGTCCCCCATGATAGGTCTGCCCCTGGGATTCGGTTGCGGCAAGAGTTATCAGACAGGCACACACGAGTCCCACCTTGGTTCGCAAATAAGTGTCGTGATAGAGGTTCATAAAGTCGCTCCTCGTAAATGGTGTTCAATCGGTGGCGCCCAATCGTCGTGCTTGAGCAGGTCCTATATTCCTTATAATCGTCAAAGTTTCACAGAAACTGTTGCCGAATCGTGGTTTCCACCCGCTATCGCCAGCACTGCTAGTGGAAGTTTCTTGCTGAATTCTGTGGTTCAACCTCCACGAAATAGCCGAAAACAGGCACAGAGTGCTATACTTGACTTACTTGACCAAGTTAGTTATGATTCTGGTGTTCCTTGATTAGAGTACCGCACGAGGATCCCTGGCTGCGAGAAACTAGTCAATTTGAGCGGTACGGCGCTAGCCGCCGGTAGCTGTGAATTACCGGTGGCTAGCGCCAATCCGCTCACTATCAGGATTCTTCAAGTTTTTGATTGTCATTCCACTAGGAATCTCCTGCCATGCCTACGATGACTTCTGTCAAACATGACCAACTCCAGACTTCGACCAAAGCCTGGCCTCCCCATGCGCCACAGCAACTGGAACCGACCCCCGAGCTCATGGCCGAACTAGCCGCTGCCAGTGCTCGATTGGAGTCGGCCTCTCCCGAGGAGATCATCTCCTGGGCTCACGATCGTTTTGCGCCTTACCTCACGATGGCCACCGCGTTTGGCCCCGAGGGGTGTGTGATTCTGTCGATGCTCGCCAAGGTGGCGCCGGAGACTTATGTCTTTAATCTCGACACCGGCTACCAGTTTCAGCAGACGCTCGACCTGCGAGATCGCATCGCGGAGAAGTATGGCATCGAGGTCGACATGCTCCAGCCTGAGTTGTCGGTTCCCGAATACGAGGCGTTGCACGGCGGGCCGCTCTACAAGACGAACCCCAATCAATGCTGCTTCGATCGCAAGATCAAAGTGTTGCGCCAAGCCGCCCAAGGCAAACACGCCTGGATGAGTGGCATCCGCCGCGACCAAAGTGCCGATCGGGCCCAAGCCGCGATCATCGGTTGGGATAAAAAGTTCAATCTCGTGAAGGTCAGCCCGCTGGCGAACTTTACGAAGAAAGACGTTTGGAATCGCATTCTCGCAGAGGACGTGCCTTACAATCCGCTGCACGACCAGGGTTACCCCAGCGTCGGTTGCTGGCCCTGCACCAGGGCTGTTACCGACGGCGAAACCGACGAACGTGCCGGCCGTTGGAGCGGCACCGGCAAAACCGAATGCGGCCTGCACACGATCCAAGAATCCGAAGGTAGTGGAATCTGAGAATGGTTGAGTGTTGAGGGTTTAGTGTTGAGAGAAAACCTCGATTGCTCCCTTTTCCGACTCTCAACCCTCATCACTAAACCCTCAACTGTCCCGCCATGAACCTCAGCGCTAAAACTGAATATGCTTGCCTGGCCATGCTGGAGTTGGCCCAGCATCATGCCTCGGGCGAACCGGTGCAACTGCGGTTGATTGCCGAGCGCCATGGGATTCCCGCGCAATTCTTGGTGCAAATCCTCCAGCAACTTAAACGGGCCGGCTTGGTGAACAGCACCCGCGGGGCGAGTGGTGGCTATCAACTTGCCCAGTCACCCCAGGAAGTGACGCTGGCCGATTTGCTGGAAGTCGTGGAAGGGTCCAGCGACTGCACCAGTTCGGCAGCCAACGCATCGCCGTTGGCCCCCGTGCTGCTGGAGGTGTGCGCCGAGCTGACCGCTATCCAGCGCCAGCGACTCGAAGCCATCACGCTCGCCGATCTCTTGGACCGCGCCGCCGTCGAGGCCGATCCGATGTGGTATATCTGAGTGAAGCTATTAGCTGTTAGTCGTTAGCTGTTAGCTGTTAGCCAGAAAGCGGGGTCGGGGTATATGGAGCAGATCTTTCGCGCTCTGCTTCGCTGGGGCTTCGCATCGCGGTTAACACGAATCTATTTCTTACAAAATACAAAACTATTTCCACTGGCTCTATGAATCCCGTGGTTTTTGCGTGTTTCTCTCATGGTTTTGTCATACAAAATATCTGGCCGCATCGTGACTGGGCCCCGTGGTTGTGGCAACTGGGAGACCCAGTACCTACCGGCGGATCTTTAGCCACGACGCAACTCGGTGCGTGGTAAGAACGTTTTCGATTTTCAAAGATCTGAGGTCAGTTGTCAGTGGTCAGTGGTTGGTGGTGAGTGGTCAGTTGGACATTGGTCAGTGGACATTGGTCATTGGTCATTCTGGTAGCGGGCTGTGAAAACTGGATGATTCTATCTCACTCCTGCGCACCGCAGGTGGGGTTTTGTCGCTGCACATTTTGTCGCAAACTTGTTCTACAAAACAAAACCCCCTCTCAATCGGTCGGTCCGCTGGGCTTCAACTCGTTGTCCGATCACGACTTGCGCGAATCACGTTGCCTCGGGTGCGGCGAGGTTTTGTAAACAGAACCCCTCCAAACTGGCCGCTACTTGCTCGCCCATACCGTCAAACTCACTGAGCGCGCGGACCTGGCGCGAGCAAACCCGCGGGACTCCGCGAGCGCTGGTAAGTTTCCATCACTTATCGCAAGTCCCATTATCTAGATGTCGCGAGAGATTTCCACAACTATTTTTGGGCCATCTCAAAAACAGCCGCGCAGCGACCATTGGCCAGCCTCGAACGAGAGTGACCGGAGGGGGCTGGGGTCTATTGTAGCGCGCCTCTCCGAGTCGCATCTAATACTTATTGCCTATCCCAAAACTGATTTGACTCGTAGCCCCTCCCCGGCCGCTACCGCGTCCGACCCTCCCGAGGGAGGGTTTTTGTTATTACCCTCCTTCGGGAGGGTCGGCCTCTCAGGGCCGGGGAGGGGTATTGGGACAAGCACTTAGTTACGACTCGGAGAGTCGTGCTACAATGGGATGGGCATTTCTAGTTTTTTCGTTTTGCCGGCGTAGCAGCGGACAAGTGAAGCGATACAGCGGAAGTGCATCACCAACAACGGCCACACCACGATGCAGCTTAGGACGATGATTTTGCAGGAGTTCGGAAGTTGATTCCTGAATTCGGCGTTTACCGCTTAGACAGGATACGTAGCCCAACAAATTTGCGTCGGCAAGTGCAACCGAAGTAGACTTGTCCTTCAGAAAAAACTCGCAGTCCGTCAAGTCGATAGTCGCTTATTGTACCGAATTCTATCTTTTCCGTCTTCGACGTCTTGGCATGCGTGGACTTTCCGGCGAGACCTCGTCCACTGCGTCAACGTCTTTAAGCGCTTTGTTTGCTTCGTCAAGACCGGCACTTAGGAGTGTCTCTAAGAGGTCTAGACCCGCTGATCGTGTATCATCGAAACGTTGAAGAGTCATTGCGATCTCGACCAAATACGGTCCGACTTCATAGGCGTTGAATTCCTGACGCCGAAGTTCATCAAAGCGAGTCTCTACTAATCTCTGCGCAAAGGCCAGAATCTCAGGTCTCAAATGAGGAAGAATATCAGTAAGTTGGCCTAATACCTCCGCTGCCAACCCTCCGCTTACCGTTTCAATCTTCTCCGTTAGCTTTTGCAAGATAGCGGACGTTTGTTCGTCAGCAGGTAACGCTACCTCGTTCCAGAATAACCGTTGAATGGCGTTCGTTGCTTCTTCATTACCGAAGCTAATTACTTTCGCGACGATACTTGAGCAGTCTTTCGGCTTGTTTAGGTCGTCCCACAAGTTTGATGCAGCGTGTGCGACTCCAACCAAGAAAGCTGGTGAGGGACTCTCGCCTTGGAACAGGTGTCTATCGAGCAGTGGCGCACCCCACTCTGACGTCTCGCCCAACAAAGCGCAAAGGGTTATCAGTTCACCCGCAGCCTGTTGATCAAACTCGTCCTCCGACGCAGTAAGACGTTCAAAGATCGCGTTGAGGAAGTCGGGGGCGAGAAACCTTGCAAGCATTGCGAGCAATCGACAACCAGACGTTTCAGACGCAAGCTGAGGGAATTTCACATACAATTTGGAAATCAGTGCTTTTCCCATTTCTTCCGAACAATACGAAGCTCGAACGAAACGAAGACTGTCGCAGAACATTCGCCACGTCTTGTAAGAGACCTCGTTGTCGAGCTGGAAGGATAGCGCGCCAATCCACCGATCACCCTGAGGATTGTTTTTGCTGAGAAGACTCTGTGTCAATGCAATGAGCGTGTAGTAAGAATTATCGGTGTCAATGATTACTGCACCTAGATTTGCCCACAGGAAGCTTTGCTCCGGCTTCCATTCTTTCCTACCGCCGTCGACAACGACCGAACGGGTCGTGTCCCATGGTTTAGCGAGCCATGATTCCAACAGAACTATGATTTCCTCAGGTAGACCATCATCATCGCAGTGTGACCGCAAAACGTCAGACGCGGCAGATCGAAACGCCTCACCTTCATCGCACGCGGAGCTGATTTCCTTGACAAGTGAGAAAACGAGTTCACGATCTTCGCTTGCCGAAAACCCTCGCAAAGTACGGTCGATATGCGTCGTCAGGCCTTTTGAGACCAGCAAACGAACGATCGCCGCAGCTCTCGACGGATTGGTTTCAGCAAGTTTGGATAACTCATCTGCTGCGGCTGGGCCCCCTCCTTGTTCCTCGAATCCACCTTCCACTTCACGCCTCTCAAATCGATCGGGTTTTGGCTTAGAGAATGCGTCAACCAATTCATCGTCGCCAGCGGTTTCCATTTCTCCTTGTTCCATTGGCGGAATGGTCTTTACCCATCCGGAATGCCCCCTTATGAGTTCCCGATCCCAATTTGGCAAGTCAGTTTTTTCGCCTTCAATGAACTGCGCGAGTGAATCGGACCGAAATTCCGGCGGGATTGCGTCAAGTAGATGGAGGCGAGATTCTCGATCCCACTCTAGCTGAGATTCGCATGGTTCGATTTCTGATTTGTATTTGCTCCATCCGCGAATTTTGTCGGTGAGTTGTTCACTATGCCCCTCCTTTAGATGAGGAAAAAGTTGAGTGATTAGCCGAACAGACTGCGATCCCTGCGTATCACCATATTGACCAACAGTAAATCGTCGATCGTCACACATAAGGTACCCGAAGACATCTTCGGTACAGGTTCTAACAGCATTCATCAATCCATCAATGAATATGCGATGCACTATGGCGTTTTCCGATTGCCAGTGTCGCCGAAACAAGCTCACGAAAGTTTCGGGATTCTCTTTTGACACGATATCGACGCATGTTTGTATCGCCGTCAGTATCGGCGACTCACGAGGATACTCTCGATCATCCAACCACCAGCAACTGCCAACATAGTGCGCCAGAGCTGACCCCTCGTATCCGTTGTGAAACTCTACGGCAGTTGCCACTAGCCATGGAGTTATCTCATTTAGGAAAACAGCAGGTGCCGCCTTCGCAATTTCTTCTAGGTCATACCATCCTTCACGTGATTCCAAAGGACTGTTGTGTCGGCTTTTTGACTCAGGCTGCTCGTTGGTCGGTGTGGAAATAACTCGCGCAGCGAGTCGCGCAGCATCCTCCGGTGCGTCGACAGACATAACTCCGACTATTGTCTCGACTTGATAGCTGCGTCCGTGGTTTTGCTTGATTCGTGTAGCTATTCGTTCGATAAGCGAAACGACTTCGGGCGTCCATATGCCGCAATGCTCCATTGCTCGCAACGTCATCCCGTCAAATTCGCTGTGTTTCGACCAGTATTCTTTAATAAGTCTGAAGGCAGCGTCCCAGTCAAATTTCCACGCGTCAATGAGCACGGAGAGCAGTGGCCATTGCTCAGTAGTAGGATCGCTCATGATGCTAGGCAGATGAGAATCCTTAAGCGCCTCAAACCAAGCTGGGTTGTTGTTTATGCCACTGAGAATCTTCAGCCGGAGTTCCTCATCGCCCAGCCAGTGGCCAATGATGGCGATTTCATGCTCGGTCGGATCGGGTTGGCGACAGAAAAAAGCGACAAGTAGAAACCTTACATGGGGGCGTGGTTGATGAGTGAGGATTGTATCGACTTCTGAAGCGTATTTCTCCTTGGCGTTGTCCCTAAGATACGTTAACACGGCCCAAATCGTCGGCCGTTTGAATATAGTTTCTTGGTGTTTCAGAACGAATTCGGACAATGAGGCATTCGCTTCGGCGAACATTCTCGCCACCGCGTACTCTTGAATGGTTTGGTGCGAGAACCTGAGTTGGTTGTTCTCGCGTTCCAGAAGCCCTGCAGAACACAACTTGGTGACGATCGCCTCATCGCCTTCCATAGCGGCCATCGGAGCCCAAATGGATTCAGTGTCTACCAGTTTCTTCGTCAGTTGATTAACAAATGCCATTTTCTCTTTTGTAGTCACGACGGCATTCCAAAACTCACCCAACATCTCAGAGTAAGTTTCAAACGTTCGGGCCCCGGAAACCGCTCTCAATTGCAGGAACATCGACAGGTGCTGTGGCGTACGGAGTAGTTCCTTTAACTTTGGTTGAATTTGATCCGCGTCAATGCCCGCGCCTCGCAGCTTTTCGCTGGCTTCGTCCCATGTCGGCAGGTCAAGCGAAAAGGTTCGCGGATTCATCCGCCGAAATCGAGGGTCGTAAGAAAAATCAAAGTTCCTGCAGGAACTGATAACGTGGACATTCGGAAGTCTGCTACATCTTGCAAGAAAAACAAGTAGATCATTCAGTCTCGACGAAGTCAGATCGACTGTACTTGCCAATGCGTCAAGCTGATCCACCAACACTACAACGGGCTCTCGCGCTGATACCGTTTGAACCAAGTCGTGAAAGGTCAGGTCGGTACCTAGCTCGTCACGTGCCCATTCGTCTAATGACTTATTGTGAGGAAACAGATCAGCCTTGATCGCGAGTAAGGCATGTCCCTTCGCGATGAATTTGTTTCCAATGCGCGCCAACAAACAAGTCTTGCCGGTTCCGGGTTTTCCCAGCAAAAGCGACACGTTGTGGTGTTGATCGAGCTCACTAAGATTGTCTTCAACACTTAGGTGAATACGCTCTTCATCGTTTAGCTCATATCGCAGTAGCCAGTCGGAGATACGCAGCATTTCAGCTCGCAAGCCTGCGAGCCCCTGAGGCTTTGTGGAATGTGTAACCGTGGCGTCCGTGTCTGGTTTTTTCGGTTCGAGTGGTTGCCTCGGTTCCAAAGTTGGTCCCCAAACATCGAGTGGCAAACTCTTCACTGTTGCAACGAAGAATGCGGCAGCAGTGTGGCACGCAAACCCGGTCCATTCAGCTCCGCGTTTGAATCCTACTATGTCACTGATACCCCTTACGCAAAGCAGGGGCAGTTGGTGATCGTGGCAGACCAAAAAGACACCACCGGCTTCCATTTCCACATATTCGATGTGGCGAGCTACTTGCTTGAATTGAGCGACGAGTGCGGCGTCTTTGACCAATGTGTTGGACGTAGCCAAACACGCGTCA contains:
- a CDS encoding phosphoadenylyl-sulfate reductase; protein product: MAELAAASARLESASPEEIISWAHDRFAPYLTMATAFGPEGCVILSMLAKVAPETYVFNLDTGYQFQQTLDLRDRIAEKYGIEVDMLQPELSVPEYEALHGGPLYKTNPNQCCFDRKIKVLRQAAQGKHAWMSGIRRDQSADRAQAAIIGWDKKFNLVKVSPLANFTKKDVWNRILAEDVPYNPLHDQGYPSVGCWPCTRAVTDGETDERAGRWSGTGKTECGLHTIQESEGSGI
- a CDS encoding RrF2 family transcriptional regulator — encoded protein: MNLSAKTEYACLAMLELAQHHASGEPVQLRLIAERHGIPAQFLVQILQQLKRAGLVNSTRGASGGYQLAQSPQEVTLADLLEVVEGSSDCTSSAANASPLAPVLLEVCAELTAIQRQRLEAITLADLLDRAAVEADPMWYI
- a CDS encoding GNAT family N-acetyltransferase, producing MPTPNLHIRPGTPDDAELLFSLISELAEYEKLSHEVVATPASLQKSLFAPDAATKFMIAEWDDQPVGFALYFTTYSTFLAKEGIYLEDVYVQPSYRGRGIGKQLLAEVARITVQREGGRLEWSVLDWNAPAIEFYDSLGAKPQGEWIRYRIVDEELAALAASHEHADG
- a CDS encoding penicillin acylase family protein, yielding MVSNWQLYAAPLLLFMGWHVLGSATFATEKASPSLNSRALAAEVTIHRDQYGVPHIIGATDESVIFGYGYAQAEDYFWQLEDSYILALGRYSEVVGPKGLNSDLLNRSFEIVRSSERDFAALDAVSQSLYSAFVAGINFYLEQHPEVRPRLIRHFEPWHVLAYYRHIALELTFRFTGLSDDYMPRRNPQIWAATGSNGWALSGSRTNSGNPLLLANPHMPWFGFAQMFEAHLMCDGSGGGEPWNFTGAGFYGSPVLAMGHNDRLGWTLVTNQPDIADTWRIRFSDPDNPLAYEYDGDWRQAEEWQDTIRVRKSRGWENRQFTFRKTHHGPIVATEEETPSGGRTMLAAQIAGLFEVVPLRQSLRMIKSRNLADFRSALASLQVLYMNVLYADCDGNTWFVYTGRVPRRNPAFDWTQPVEGSDPATEWLGNHGLDELPQVLNPGAGFLQNCNSTPFEVTDGHNPDRAEFPAYMVGDADRRTRRSLRSLEMLRGMSNVTFEEWQQAAFDTEVYWARHELPQFAHHLEQLSHDNSQLAKRVQPYLDHLLAWDARITADSTAASLCHEWYEQLYGITYPGEEMRSLYQDKPAKQLEALARAADRLQSLHGTWQVPYGELYRIQRPPQIGDLTDARFEDLAPSLTSLGGHGPMGVIFTQYYTPSLQIPWVISQRKRYGIVGTSYMAAWDFTPEGVRGASLVPFGTSGDPDSPHYFDQAELLSGQRMKPELFTKDEVRKAAAYSYHPGEDY
- a CDS encoding nucleotidyl transferase AbiEii/AbiGii toxin family protein — protein: MTEKQFFDWQTSGGTDDVMRLVDCLERADIAWCAIGGVAVNHWAVEPMVTQDVDFVVTTDAMEKTVKLLEDAGFKSERFEWSIIFQGRSKISLQVSTEDFYQHFPSRSVPADVNGILMRVASLEDTLSGKIKAWRTTDRRQSKRIKDLADIARLVESHPHLWSDLAEDVKQQLQPPTEHK
- a CDS encoding phosphorylase family protein yields the protein MSDTINVEAVRGKVDFAVITIRPDEYKAVLDRVPDRQVVTQGRWFYEYGSIETADKKPVNVAIARTPGQGQGSAQQVANNMVIDLEPKWFVLVGIAGAFPNDDFSLGDVVLASRIVDFAVQAAIDGGTSEYATGGGPVHRDVQNLLSWIPSQESTLGNWNTTSKLGAEKPTLEIPETDSDERIYGEDDHRDEILKSIRRHFGARRLPKFHDACLATSNTLVKDAALVAQFKQVARHIEYVEMEAGGVFLVCHDHQLPLLCVRGISDIVGFKRGAEWTGFACHTAAAFFVATVKSLPLDVWGPTLEPRQPLEPKKPDTDATVTHSTKPQGLAGLRAEMLRISDWLLRYELNDEERIHLSVEDNLSELDQHHNVSLLLGKPGTGKTCLLARIGNKFIAKGHALLAIKADLFPHNKSLDEWARDELGTDLTFHDLVQTVSAREPVVVLVDQLDALASTVDLTSSRLNDLLVFLARCSRLPNVHVISSCRNFDFSYDPRFRRMNPRTFSLDLPTWDEASEKLRGAGIDADQIQPKLKELLRTPQHLSMFLQLRAVSGARTFETYSEMLGEFWNAVVTTKEKMAFVNQLTKKLVDTESIWAPMAAMEGDEAIVTKLCSAGLLERENNQLRFSHQTIQEYAVARMFAEANASLSEFVLKHQETIFKRPTIWAVLTYLRDNAKEKYASEVDTILTHQPRPHVRFLLVAFFCRQPDPTEHEIAIIGHWLGDEELRLKILSGINNNPAWFEALKDSHLPSIMSDPTTEQWPLLSVLIDAWKFDWDAAFRLIKEYWSKHSEFDGMTLRAMEHCGIWTPEVVSLIERIATRIKQNHGRSYQVETIVGVMSVDAPEDAARLAARVISTPTNEQPESKSRHNSPLESREGWYDLEEIAKAAPAVFLNEITPWLVATAVEFHNGYEGSALAHYVGSCWWLDDREYPRESPILTAIQTCVDIVSKENPETFVSLFRRHWQSENAIVHRIFIDGLMNAVRTCTEDVFGYLMCDDRRFTVGQYGDTQGSQSVRLITQLFPHLKEGHSEQLTDKIRGWSKYKSEIEPCESQLEWDRESRLHLLDAIPPEFRSDSLAQFIEGEKTDLPNWDRELIRGHSGWVKTIPPMEQGEMETAGDDELVDAFSKPKPDRFERREVEGGFEEQGGGPAAADELSKLAETNPSRAAAIVRLLVSKGLTTHIDRTLRGFSASEDRELVFSLVKEISSACDEGEAFRSAASDVLRSHCDDDGLPEEIIVLLESWLAKPWDTTRSVVVDGGRKEWKPEQSFLWANLGAVIIDTDNSYYTLIALTQSLLSKNNPQGDRWIGALSFQLDNEVSYKTWRMFCDSLRFVRASYCSEEMGKALISKLYVKFPQLASETSGCRLLAMLARFLAPDFLNAIFERLTASEDEFDQQAAGELITLCALLGETSEWGAPLLDRHLFQGESPSPAFLVGVAHAASNLWDDLNKPKDCSSIVAKVISFGNEEATNAIQRLFWNEVALPADEQTSAILQKLTEKIETVSGGLAAEVLGQLTDILPHLRPEILAFAQRLVETRFDELRRQEFNAYEVGPYLVEIAMTLQRFDDTRSAGLDLLETLLSAGLDEANKALKDVDAVDEVSPESPRMPRRRRRKR